In one Nicotiana sylvestris chromosome 8, ASM39365v2, whole genome shotgun sequence genomic region, the following are encoded:
- the LOC104210913 gene encoding desiccation protectant protein Lea14 homolog has product MDLVDKAKNYVSEKVAEKVANMEKPEATIKDVDVKKISFDSISYHAKVSVTNPYKVPIPIMEIAYVVKSAGRIIATGTIPDPGSLKAKSTTLVEVPAKVPHSAIVSLVMDIAADWDIDYTLELGLIIDLPVIGNFTIPLSYSGEYKLPTLSDLWRGDDEEEKDEKDEKEKKEEKVKKLEEKEIK; this is encoded by the exons atggattTGGTAGACAAAGCGAAGAATTACGTATCAGAGAAGGTGGCAGAAAAAGTGGCGAATATGGAAAAACCAGAAGCAACTATTAAGGATGTGGATGTTAAGAAGATCAGTTTTGATAGCATTTCATATCATGCTAAGGTCTCTGTTACCAATCCATATAAAGTTCCCATTCCTATCATGGAGATCGCTTACGTCGTTAAAAGCGCGGGCAG GATAATAGCTACAGGTACAATTCCAGACCCAGGGTCATTGAAGGCGAAAAGCACAACCTTAGTAGAGGTGCCGGCAAAGGTTCCACACAGTGCAATAGTGAGCTTAGTGATGGACATAGCAGCAGATTGGGACATTGATTATACACTTGAATTGGGTCTCATTATTGACCTTCCTGTCATTGGTAACTTTACCATTCCACTCTCTTATAGCGGCGAGTATAAGCTTCCTACACTGTCTGATTTATGGCGAGGTGATGACGAAGAAGAGAAAGATGAAAAAGacgagaaagaaaagaaagaagagaaagtgaagaaattagaagagaaagaaataaaGTAA
- the LOC104210914 gene encoding uncharacterized protein has translation MDNVPSEIPRDQWTSYVAYRFNEKTMEMSKRNAEIRKKQTVAHTGGSKPNSKRRAEMMAESGQNPGQAQLYLATHKKEDESYVNEAAREICAKYQLQYFVFKEKIELVVSQSATDESEVSPNDVVGKVLGKEHSGRVRCLGLGAIPSKVFRQTRRHFGGINSSSCDNGSCSSKREEKYNQIVNAHNQSQEKYNRIVNAHNQSQENYAQMMTAHHQMMNAFKTYMIMKEGTIPQQFAGIFVSPPPAAPSDASSGSISPMVVRGSSSNSNLNENY, from the exons ATGGATAATGTTCCATCAGAGATTCCACGGGATCAATGGACTTCTTATGTTGCTTACCGTTTTAATGAAAAGACAATG GAAATGAGCAAAAGAAATGCTGAAATTCGGAAGAAACAAACTGTTGCACACACTGGTGGTTCCAAACCAAACTCCAAAAGAAGAGCTGAAATG ATGGCTGAATCTGGACAAAACCCTGGACAAGCGCAACTCTATCTTGCTACTCATAAGAAGGAAGATGAGTCATATGTTAATGAAGCAGCAAGAGAAATATGTGCAA AATATCAGTTGCAATATTTTGTTTTCAAA GAAAAAATTGAGCTAGTTGTAAGTCAAAGCGCCACAGATGAGTCTGAAGTTTCACCAAATGATGTTGTTGGTAAGGTGCTAGGAAAAGAGCATTCTGGAAGGGTGAGGTGCTTGGGGTTAGGAGCTATCCCGAGTAAAGTTTTTAGACAAACAAGACGTCATTTTGGAGGTATAAATTCTTCCAGTTGTGATAATGGTTCATGTTCGTCCAAACGCGAAGAGAAGTACAATCAGATTGTAAATGCTCACAATCAAAGCCAAGAAAAGTACAATCGGATTGTAAATGCTCACAATCAAAGCCAAGAGAACTATGCTCAAATGATGACTGCACACCACCAAATGATGAATGCTTTCAAGACATATATGATTATGAAAGAAGGGACAATACCTCAACAGTTTGCTGGGATTTTCGTTTCTCCTCCTCCGGCAGCG CCAAGTGATGCATCTAGCGGATCCATTTCACCTATGGTCGTAAGAGGATCATCTAGTAATAGTAATCTTAATGAAAATTATTGA
- the LOC138874889 gene encoding uncharacterized protein — translation MPRAKRYQNLQKSVQPASTSQGVAQPLSTTESTPSHLDNTPQLVSFFQPTPSVQAAAHQTASVRTTSQSAPSVRAAAQPSHSVHATSQTSIRAAAQPTYSVQATSQLDLSVQAPSRPTQSKKRPRRECSQHWTVDAIDMPRAKRYQNLQKSVQPASTLQGVAQPLSTTESTPSHLDNTPQLFLQKLVRSFKLMFIFKDSQGATKKLKVKVKDVMYLSDEKCIVVEFDDMDQPIGERQGVLAGFCGILATDCSLFPIHFNKWPDLPKSYFNCCFDRIIKV, via the exons ATGCCAAGGGCCAAGCGTTACCAAAACTTGCAAAAATCAGTTCAACCAGCATCTACTTCACAAGGTGTAGCACAACCTTTATCAACAACTGAATCAACACCTTCACATCTTGATAATACACCGCAGTTGGTATCATTTTTTCAACCGACACCTTCAGTCCAGGCCGCAGCACATCAGACTGCATCAGTTAGGACAACATCACAGTCGGCCCCGTCAGTTCGGGCTGCAGCACAGCCAAGTCATTCGGTTCATGCCACATCACAGACGTCAATTCGGGCTGCAGCACAACCGACTTATTCAGTTCAAGCCACATCACAATTGGATCTATCAGTacaggcaccatcacgaccgacACAATCCAAAAAGCGTCCTAGACGTGAGTGTTCGCAACATTGGACAGTTGATGCAATAG ATATGCCAAGGGCCAAACGTTACCAGAACTTGCAAAAGTCAGTTCAGCCAGCATCTACTTTACAAGGTGTAGCACAACCTTTATCAACAACTGAATCAACACCTTCACATCTTGATAATACGCCGCAGTTG TTTCTACAAAAGTTAGTTCGATCTTTTAAATTGATGTTTATTTTTAAAGATTCGCAAGGAGCTACCAAGAAACTCAAAGTAAAGGTTAAGGATGTGATGTATTTATCCGACGAAAAATGTATTGTGGTTGAATTTGATGATATGGATCAGCCAATTGGAGAAAGGCAAGGTGTTCTTGCAGGCTTTTGTGGAATTTTAGCAACCGACTGCTCCTTATTTCCAATTCATTTCAACAAATGGCCAGATTTACCTAAGTCATACTTCAATTGTTGCTTTGATCGAATTATAAAGGTGTAA
- the LOC138874890 gene encoding uncharacterized protein, producing the protein MRHRFFGDVEERNPLRKLSGSDILQQVKEIDVTFGRPVELNARKKRNRQRKDGEGATRQWRKKSIFFNLPYWEFNSLCHNLDVMHIEKNVFDNIIYTLLMDKDKSKDHVKAQKDLQDMGIRRDLWPDEKENCRLAAFAIPKEKRVTFLKTLKNISVPDGYSNNISDCIDLDQKRIFGLKSHDCHIIMEQLLPVAIQNVLPNEVVGVLVELSSFFRNLCLKSLSLSDLEKLQDQIVLTLCYLEILFPPSFFTVMVYLTIHLVDEVIQGGPVHYRWMYFVERLLSHFKSLVGNKAQPEGSIAEGYIVEEALTLCFRYLEGIESRINRPKHVNDELNHNKTSEISSLVPQQGKPIGGSTIFPLSPLEKTQAHRYVLLNYEAVKPFIENATQAELPYYGKLEDIIELNYYGRFMVVLFKCQWADTTRDRGIKIDVWKFNCVNFSRLIHMGDREDHDPYIEASQANMVYYVDDETDKEWSVVVHLKPRDLFNTGNVDEE; encoded by the exons ATGAGGCATCGTTTTTTTGGAGATGTGGAGGAGAGGAATCCGCTGAGGAAGTTATCGGGGTCAGACATTTTGCAACAAGTGAAAGAAATCGATGTTACATTTGGAAGGCCAGTAGAGTTGAATgctagaaagaaaagaaatagacAAAGAAAAGATGGGGAAGGTGCAACCCGGCAGTGGAGAAAAAAAAGCATATTCTTCAATCTTCCATATTGGGAATTCAACTCGTTGTGCCATAATTTGGACGTCATGCACATCGAGAAGAATGTGTTTGACAATATTATATACACTTTGCTAATGGATAAAGACAAATCAAAGGATCATGTTAAGGCTCAAAAAGATCTACAAGATATGGGCATAAGACGTGATCTTTGGCCAGATGAGAAGGAAAATTGTCGCCTTGCTGCATTTGCAATTCCAAAAGAGAAGAGAGTCACCTTCCTTAAAACATTAAAGAATATTTCGGTGCCAGATGGTTACTCAAATAATATCTCTGATTGTATTGATCTGGATCAGAAGAGGATCTTCGGATTAAAAAGTCATGATTGTCACATCATCATGGAACAATTGTTGCCTGTTGCAATTCAAAATGTGCTTCCCAATGAGGTTGTCGGAGTCTTGGTAGAGCTTTCTTCCTTTTTTAGAaatctttgtttgaaaagtttgAGCCTATCTGACCTAGAGAAGCTACAAGATCAGATTGTACTCACACTTTGTTACTTAGAGATTTTGTTCCCTCCATCTTTCTTCACTGTCATGGTTTATTTAACTATCCATCTAGTAGATGAAGTGATACAAGGTGGTCCAGTACATTATCGATGGATGTATTTTGTTGAAAG ATTGTTAAGTCATTTCAAGTCTCTTGTAGGGAACAAAGCACAACCAGAAGGTTCCATTGCTGAAGGTTATATTGTTGAAGAAGCTCTGACTCTCTGTTTTCGTTATTTGGAGGGTATCGAGTCAAGGATAAATAGGCCTAAACATGTAAACGATGAGCTAAATCATAATAAGACTTCTGAAATATCATCTTTGGTCCCTCAGCAAGGTAAACCTATTGGAGGCTCCACAATATTTCCCTTGTCTCCTTTGGAGAAGACTCAAGCTCATCGATACGTGTTACTTAATTACGAAGCAGTGAAACCATTTATTGA AAATGCAACACAAGCAGAGTTGCCATATTATGGGAAGTTGGAAGACATAATTGAGCTCAATTATTATGGACGGTTTATGGTTGTTCTCTTCAAATGCCAGTGGGCTGACACTACTCGGGATAGAGGGATCAAAATAGATGTTTGGAAATTTAATTGTGTCAATTTTTCTAGATTGATTCACATGGGTGATCGCGAGGATCATGATCCTTATATTGAAGCGTCTCAAGCAAATATGGTCTACTATGTTGATGATGAAACTGATAAAGAATGGAGTGTTGTTGTGCATCTAAAGCCAAGAGATTTATTTAACACGGGAAATGTTGATGAAGAATAA